From Fibrobacter sp. UWEL, one genomic window encodes:
- a CDS encoding murein hydrolase activator EnvC — MRLFLFILCFFVGVSLGAPKASSKPAPKTVSKPAPKNNVKQATQKTDAQIKEQKDALKKLESDLAKRRQELSILETEEKGVLNTISLLDQNLNQTRVYINELTKSENMLQNALVRLSTEIDSLDKKITERKAVMTKRVRTLYVKGRSSEAKVLMDLLTKEGNPERQAYWVRYVLSKDRDEVEYLQRLVIERNEKAEQEQSHLAELKNLQSKKAAEEKGLVSQMNGQEKMLKNLKQDQNMQRRALQEFEQNQKTMLALIKMLEARRKKEIEAAKKAEAERIAREKAAKDKAAKDKKKKKEEPKPQKVVTKPKVVVAATEGPRCKPMEGEIISNYGLQEHPVLHIMTRNLGVEIRGKRGGMVRAAAAGTVAMVAEIDGRGPSVIIEHPGGTYSVYGHMKSIRVKEGANVQNCQEIGEVGDIGSLNGIKLYFQVSEGTQTVDPLQWLNTK, encoded by the coding sequence CTCCCAAGGCTTCTTCTAAGCCTGCACCAAAGACGGTTTCAAAGCCTGCACCAAAGAATAATGTGAAGCAGGCTACCCAAAAGACGGATGCCCAGATCAAGGAACAGAAGGATGCTCTGAAAAAGCTGGAATCGGACTTGGCCAAACGCCGTCAGGAATTGAGTATTCTTGAAACGGAAGAAAAAGGCGTGCTGAATACCATCTCCCTTCTGGACCAGAACCTGAACCAGACCCGCGTCTACATTAACGAACTGACCAAGAGCGAGAATATGTTGCAGAACGCTCTGGTTAGGCTTTCTACGGAAATTGACTCGCTGGACAAGAAAATCACGGAACGAAAGGCCGTCATGACCAAGCGTGTCAGAACGTTGTATGTAAAAGGCCGCAGCAGCGAGGCCAAGGTGCTGATGGATCTCCTAACGAAAGAAGGGAACCCTGAACGTCAGGCTTACTGGGTCCGTTACGTGCTAAGTAAGGATCGTGACGAGGTGGAGTATCTCCAGAGGCTGGTCATTGAACGTAACGAAAAGGCGGAACAGGAACAGTCCCATCTGGCGGAACTGAAGAATCTTCAGTCCAAGAAGGCCGCCGAAGAAAAGGGCCTGGTTTCCCAGATGAACGGTCAGGAAAAAATGCTGAAGAACCTGAAGCAGGACCAGAACATGCAGCGCCGTGCCCTTCAGGAATTCGAGCAGAACCAGAAGACCATGCTAGCCTTGATCAAGATGTTGGAAGCCCGCCGCAAGAAGGAAATCGAGGCCGCCAAGAAGGCTGAAGCGGAACGAATTGCTCGCGAGAAGGCAGCGAAGGACAAGGCCGCCAAGGATAAGAAGAAAAAGAAGGAAGAACCTAAGCCCCAGAAGGTGGTGACAAAGCCCAAGGTTGTGGTGGCCGCTACGGAAGGACCCCGCTGTAAGCCTATGGAAGGTGAAATCATCAGCAACTATGGTCTTCAGGAACATCCGGTCCTACATATCATGACTCGTAACCTGGGTGTGGAAATTCGCGGTAAGCGTGGCGGAATGGTCCGTGCGGCCGCCGCAGGAACTGTTGCCATGGTGGCAGAAATTGATGGTCGTGGCCCCTCCGTGATTATTGAACATCCGGGCGGAACCTATTCCGTATATGGCCATATGAAGTCAATTCGAGTAAAAGAAGGCGCCAATGTGCAAAATTGCCAGGAAATTGGCGAAGTGGGCGACATCGGTTCCTTAAATGGAATTAAATTGTACTTCCAAGTTAGCGAAGGAACGCAGACCGTGGATCCTTTGCAGTGGTTAAATACAAAATGA
- a CDS encoding AAA family ATPase, translating into MIDYSLKGPVSQERARIRLMSALRENRFPQAILIDGPTGIGKKALAMEIAKALQCTDPAGRPCGHCFGCRMAAESGATENWIIPLEAAEARAKKAEDATARSTAKTIEDIKQDYIKEIIKNPYRVDIFSAAAFISVELMRTMTSSFAMRGDRVRTVIIAEADRMNEAASNAFLKTLEDVPPDTYFILTTSSREKMLQTIRSRCLALHLLPLTDDEVQKEAARVADEDFDRTMLTDDVVGMAVGSPGKALYYAPLCEQWNPLAVDFIRKSLLQDYTDLFFALKEASLEDPYVANRFLEVMSFLVADLLRELGGAPLRMPTTTASIGLKNFPRIDATALELALVDIQETMSRIESRRATTTMSLQTLALKLFEGYK; encoded by the coding sequence ATGATTGATTACAGTTTAAAAGGTCCTGTATCCCAGGAAAGGGCGAGAATCCGCCTGATGTCCGCATTGAGGGAAAATCGATTCCCCCAGGCTATCCTGATTGATGGCCCCACAGGCATTGGCAAGAAGGCTCTGGCGATGGAAATTGCCAAGGCCCTTCAGTGTACGGATCCCGCAGGTAGACCTTGCGGTCATTGTTTCGGTTGCCGTATGGCTGCCGAAAGCGGTGCAACCGAAAACTGGATCATCCCTCTGGAAGCGGCAGAAGCTCGCGCGAAAAAGGCGGAAGACGCTACCGCCCGAAGCACTGCCAAGACCATCGAAGATATTAAGCAGGACTACATCAAGGAAATTATCAAGAATCCTTATCGTGTAGACATCTTCAGTGCGGCAGCCTTCATTTCCGTAGAGCTGATGCGTACCATGACCAGCAGTTTTGCCATGAGAGGTGACCGTGTCCGTACGGTGATTATTGCTGAAGCAGACCGCATGAACGAAGCGGCAAGCAATGCCTTCCTGAAGACGCTGGAAGATGTTCCTCCTGACACCTACTTTATCCTGACCACGTCTTCCCGCGAGAAGATGCTTCAGACCATCCGCTCCAGATGCCTTGCGCTGCACCTGTTGCCTTTGACGGATGACGAAGTCCAGAAGGAAGCCGCCCGCGTGGCAGATGAAGATTTTGACCGTACTATGCTCACCGACGATGTGGTGGGCATGGCGGTGGGTTCCCCAGGCAAGGCGCTCTATTATGCGCCCCTCTGCGAGCAGTGGAACCCCCTGGCTGTGGATTTCATCCGGAAGTCCCTGTTGCAGGATTATACCGATTTGTTCTTTGCCCTGAAGGAAGCTTCCCTGGAAGATCCTTATGTGGCAAATCGTTTCCTGGAAGTCATGTCCTTCCTGGTGGCGGACCTCCTGAGGGAGCTGGGCGGTGCACCTTTGCGTATGCCTACGACCACCGCAAGTATCGGACTGAAGAACTTCCCCCGTATTGACGCTACGGCATTGGAACTTGCCCTGGTGGACATTCAGGAAACCATGTCCCGTATTGAGTCCCGTCGTGCGACGACCACCATGAGTCTCCAGACTCTGGCCCTGAAACTTTTCGAGGGTTACAAGTAA
- the recJ gene encoding single-stranded-DNA-specific exonuclease RecJ — MDCVALDERRATALAHGLRIPHVVARFLVSRGINTPTDAYRLLCRSAEDELDPFTMKGMDDAVQWILDVREKGEKVFIFGDYDLDGMTSVTLLTKAFEDLKIVSDWRLPNRFGDGYGLSVSAVDEMYEAGARYVVTVDTGITANAEIAHAKELGMAVMVIDHHQPSGEGLPICDVLLDPHQEDDPYENPELCGVGVAYKFICALYSRLSMPRPVKFLDLVALGTLADLVQMTPENRFFTKAGLAQLKNSPWPGLQEMYSALMKPESTVGGIDVMYKFAPVLNAPGRMERPDPALKLLLSPNRAQANALLAELKNWNSRRKQKEAEITDMAMEQVKLVYGETLPTVLVVAGENWHVGVIGIVAAKLAQEYHRPAAVLSIMDGVAHASARAVPGFNWHRALFECRDLFDRWGGHANAAGFSLTADKIDELRKRLEVSAADQNYTGEETVVTEDYPFDIQVALYELVVETSQYMPVAQGRNVSQTMPILGFLDLLEPFGGNFPYPTFRADNVKVHRFRELPGGHLQMEISQAGSPVFQAIAFGLRKRKGLLTGTTPVSIVFEPTWNYYNGHKSLQLCIKAIEQGKI; from the coding sequence ATGGACTGCGTTGCCTTGGACGAACGCAGAGCTACGGCTCTTGCCCACGGATTGCGGATACCCCATGTGGTAGCCCGATTCCTGGTGTCCAGAGGCATCAATACTCCCACGGATGCGTATCGACTGCTGTGCAGAAGCGCCGAAGACGAACTGGATCCTTTTACCATGAAGGGCATGGACGATGCCGTTCAGTGGATTTTGGATGTTCGTGAAAAGGGCGAGAAGGTCTTTATCTTTGGCGACTACGACCTGGATGGAATGACTTCTGTGACCCTGCTGACCAAGGCTTTCGAGGATTTAAAAATCGTCTCGGACTGGAGGCTCCCCAATCGCTTTGGTGACGGTTACGGACTTTCTGTTTCCGCAGTAGACGAAATGTATGAGGCCGGCGCCCGCTATGTGGTGACGGTGGATACAGGCATTACGGCCAATGCTGAAATTGCCCACGCTAAGGAATTGGGAATGGCGGTGATGGTGATTGACCATCATCAACCCTCTGGAGAGGGGCTTCCGATTTGCGACGTCCTGCTGGATCCCCATCAGGAAGACGATCCTTACGAAAATCCGGAACTGTGCGGTGTAGGCGTTGCCTACAAGTTTATTTGCGCCTTGTATTCCCGCTTGTCCATGCCGCGTCCTGTAAAGTTCCTGGACTTGGTGGCCCTCGGGACATTGGCGGACTTGGTCCAGATGACGCCCGAGAATAGATTCTTTACCAAGGCGGGTCTTGCCCAGCTGAAGAACAGCCCATGGCCTGGCCTGCAGGAAATGTACTCCGCTCTCATGAAGCCGGAAAGTACCGTAGGCGGCATCGACGTCATGTACAAGTTTGCCCCGGTGCTGAACGCACCGGGCCGCATGGAGCGGCCGGACCCGGCCCTCAAGCTGTTACTGAGTCCTAACCGGGCCCAGGCAAACGCACTGCTGGCGGAACTCAAGAACTGGAATTCCCGACGCAAGCAGAAGGAAGCAGAAATCACGGACATGGCTATGGAACAGGTCAAGCTTGTCTATGGCGAAACTCTGCCTACCGTCCTTGTGGTTGCCGGCGAGAACTGGCACGTCGGGGTCATTGGCATCGTTGCCGCAAAGCTTGCCCAGGAATACCATCGTCCGGCAGCAGTCCTGTCCATTATGGACGGTGTGGCTCATGCCAGCGCTCGTGCTGTTCCTGGCTTTAACTGGCATCGCGCTCTCTTTGAATGCAGGGACTTGTTTGACCGCTGGGGCGGACATGCCAACGCCGCTGGCTTCTCCCTTACCGCCGATAAGATCGACGAACTCCGCAAGCGTCTGGAAGTATCTGCGGCCGACCAGAATTACACCGGCGAGGAAACGGTCGTTACGGAAGATTATCCCTTCGACATTCAGGTGGCACTCTATGAACTGGTGGTGGAAACCTCCCAGTACATGCCGGTAGCACAAGGCAGAAACGTCAGTCAGACCATGCCCATTCTTGGTTTCCTGGATTTGCTGGAACCCTTCGGCGGTAACTTTCCCTATCCCACATTCCGTGCAGATAACGTGAAGGTGCATCGCTTCCGCGAATTGCCTGGTGGACACCTGCAGATGGAAATTTCCCAGGCGGGTAGCCCGGTATTCCAGGCTATTGCCTTTGGTCTGCGCAAGCGGAAGGGGCTTCTTACGGGCACTACTCCTGTGTCCATCGTCTTTGAACCGACCTGGAACTACTACAATGGCCACAAGTCCTTGCAGCTGTGTATCAAGGCGATTGAACAAGGTAAGATTTAA
- the gpmI gene encoding 2,3-bisphosphoglycerate-independent phosphoglycerate mutase: MLKKLSNFPGIKGPVVTIVMDGYGINNNEQGNAIKAARQPTLDNLFKAYPNVLLNAHGRAVGMPTNEDMGNSEVGHNAIGAGQVYNQGAALVADAINSGDIFGRDAWKEISANVREKNTVLHFIGLFSDGNVHSNIAHLKAMVAQAKKEAVKKVRIHILLDGRDVPETSALDYVEPFEQFLSELRSGEFDVCIASGGGRMQITMDRYNANWKMVETGWKTHVLGEGRQFESAKQAIETLRGETKAIDQDLPPFVIAANGQPVGTINDGDSVVFFNFRGDRAIEITRAFEEESFNEFDRVRAPKVCYAGMLQYDGDLKLPNRFLVPPPAIKETSGEWFAETGVKQFACSETQKYGHVTYFWNGNRSSKFDGETYLEIESDVVPFEQRPWMKAAEVTDAMIEAIKSGKYQTLRCNYPNGDMVGHTGSFRAATMAIEAVDIGLARLLPVIDAAGGVAIITADHGNADEMYEIDKKTGMPKVNKDGSFKAKTSHTLNKVPCILYDNVTGGKLGLKEGNWGLSNLAATTANLLGLEKHEAWDESMLIVK; this comes from the coding sequence ATGCTTAAGAAGCTTTCCAACTTCCCCGGTATCAAGGGTCCCGTCGTTACCATCGTCATGGACGGTTACGGCATCAACAACAACGAACAGGGCAACGCCATCAAGGCAGCTCGTCAGCCCACCCTCGATAACCTCTTCAAGGCCTACCCCAACGTTCTCTTGAACGCACACGGCCGCGCCGTGGGTATGCCCACCAACGAAGACATGGGTAACTCCGAAGTCGGTCATAACGCCATCGGTGCTGGCCAGGTTTACAACCAGGGTGCAGCTCTCGTTGCAGACGCAATCAACTCCGGCGACATCTTCGGCCGCGACGCTTGGAAGGAAATCTCCGCAAACGTTCGTGAAAAGAACACTGTTCTTCATTTCATCGGCCTCTTCTCCGACGGTAACGTTCACTCCAACATCGCTCACCTGAAGGCCATGGTCGCACAGGCCAAGAAGGAAGCCGTGAAGAAGGTTCGTATCCACATTCTTCTCGACGGTCGTGACGTTCCTGAAACTTCCGCTCTTGACTACGTTGAACCCTTCGAACAGTTCCTCTCCGAACTCCGCTCTGGCGAATTCGACGTTTGCATCGCTTCTGGCGGTGGCCGTATGCAGATCACCATGGACCGTTACAATGCTAACTGGAAGATGGTTGAAACCGGTTGGAAGACCCACGTTCTGGGCGAAGGCCGTCAGTTCGAATCTGCCAAGCAGGCTATCGAAACTCTCCGTGGCGAAACCAAGGCTATTGACCAGGATCTGCCTCCGTTCGTAATCGCTGCTAACGGCCAGCCCGTTGGCACCATCAACGATGGCGACTCCGTGGTGTTCTTCAACTTCCGCGGTGACCGTGCAATCGAAATCACCCGCGCTTTCGAAGAAGAATCCTTCAATGAATTTGACCGCGTTCGCGCTCCCAAGGTTTGCTACGCCGGCATGCTCCAGTACGATGGCGACCTGAAGCTCCCCAACCGCTTCCTGGTTCCTCCTCCGGCAATTAAGGAAACCTCTGGCGAATGGTTCGCAGAAACTGGCGTTAAGCAGTTCGCTTGCTCCGAAACTCAGAAGTACGGCCACGTGACTTACTTCTGGAATGGTAACCGTTCCAGCAAGTTCGACGGCGAAACTTATCTCGAAATCGAATCCGACGTTGTCCCGTTCGAACAGCGCCCCTGGATGAAGGCTGCAGAAGTGACCGACGCTATGATCGAAGCTATCAAGAGCGGCAAGTACCAGACTCTGCGCTGCAACTACCCCAACGGCGACATGGTAGGCCACACTGGTTCCTTCCGTGCAGCAACCATGGCTATCGAAGCTGTGGATATCGGCCTTGCTCGTTTGCTCCCGGTGATCGACGCAGCCGGCGGTGTTGCAATCATCACTGCTGACCACGGTAACGCCGACGAAATGTACGAAATCGACAAGAAGACCGGCATGCCCAAGGTGAACAAGGATGGTTCCTTCAAGGCTAAGACCAGCCACACCTTGAACAAGGTTCCCTGCATTCTTTACGATAACGTCACCGGCGGCAAGCTGGGTCTTAAGGAAGGCAACTGGGGTCTGTCCAACTTGGCAGCTACCACCGCTAACCTCCTCGGCCTCGAAAAGCACGAAGCCTGGGACGAATCTATGTTGATCGTTAAGTAA
- the uvrB gene encoding excinuclease ABC subunit UvrB, with the protein MARARKTITPDPYAKPVGKVLSPEQSLPGRLRQFQEPSRANFELVSQYGAAGDQPKAIAQISDSFKQGEQFQTLLGVTGSGKTFTMANVIKNVGKPTLILTHNKTLAAQLYQEFKAFFPKNAVEYFVSYYDYFQPEAYIPHTDTFIEKDASINDEIDKLRLRATANLLTRRDVIIIASVSCIYGLGSPAEYFDLMVRIKKGDIKDRDDLLHELVRIQYTRNDFSLERGTFRCHGDVIEIHPSYDEDGMRIELFGDEVDRLVRFNIITGEVIQELEEMTIAPAKHFVTKEEGRAGILQRMQLQLTDRLAELDKEGKVLESARLSSRTRYDMEMIRETGMCSGIENYSAIIENREPGTRPFTLIDYFGDDWLLMVDESHVSIPQVGGMAEGDKSRKTTLVNYGFRLPCALDNRPMNFKEFEYMYPKQVLFVSATPGEYELEKTGGVVAEQINRPTGLLDPKIEMFPIQGQMDVLLYRIEETIKNGDRVLVTTLTKKMAQDLTDYFVEAGIKAKYLHSDIKTLERHDLIKGLRTGEFDVLVGINLLREGLDLPEVSMVAILDADKEGFLRNYRSLIQTMGRASRNVNGTVLLFADNMTDSLQKAIDETVRRRSLQEEFNKEHGITPKSVSRKLEGDLVINDPLMDLWRGDKTPKAAEDPDYDADYGLGNEDDNDEKPLFEGAPLGKPKKTSGRKSTAKSAKLSIEELEQQMKAAAAKLDFEEAARLRDLIRDMGK; encoded by the coding sequence ATGGCAAGAGCACGTAAGACAATTACCCCGGATCCGTATGCAAAACCAGTTGGAAAAGTTCTCTCCCCCGAGCAGAGTCTTCCAGGCAGATTGCGCCAGTTTCAGGAGCCCTCCCGTGCAAACTTCGAACTGGTAAGCCAGTACGGTGCCGCCGGCGACCAGCCCAAGGCAATCGCCCAGATTAGCGACAGCTTCAAGCAGGGCGAACAATTCCAGACGCTGCTTGGCGTAACCGGTTCCGGCAAGACGTTCACCATGGCAAACGTCATTAAGAACGTAGGCAAGCCCACCCTGATTCTTACTCACAACAAAACTCTTGCCGCCCAGCTCTATCAGGAATTCAAGGCATTCTTCCCCAAGAACGCGGTGGAATATTTCGTCAGCTATTACGATTATTTCCAGCCGGAAGCCTACATTCCCCACACAGACACGTTTATTGAAAAAGACGCCAGCATCAACGACGAAATCGACAAGCTGCGTCTGCGAGCAACCGCCAACCTGCTGACCCGTCGCGACGTGATCATCATCGCTTCCGTCAGCTGTATTTATGGCTTGGGCAGCCCCGCCGAATATTTCGACCTGATGGTCCGCATCAAGAAAGGGGACATCAAGGACCGCGACGATTTGCTTCATGAGCTGGTACGCATTCAGTACACCCGCAACGACTTTAGCCTGGAACGCGGCACCTTCCGCTGCCATGGGGACGTGATTGAAATCCACCCCAGCTACGACGAAGACGGCATGCGCATCGAGCTGTTCGGCGACGAGGTGGATCGTCTGGTGCGCTTCAACATCATTACCGGCGAGGTCATCCAGGAACTGGAAGAAATGACCATCGCTCCCGCCAAGCACTTCGTCACGAAAGAAGAAGGCCGAGCCGGGATCCTGCAGCGTATGCAGTTGCAATTGACGGACCGCCTTGCCGAACTGGACAAGGAAGGCAAGGTCCTGGAATCCGCCCGACTCTCCAGCCGCACCCGCTACGACATGGAAATGATCCGCGAAACCGGTATGTGCAGCGGCATCGAGAACTATTCCGCCATTATCGAAAATCGCGAGCCCGGCACACGCCCCTTTACCCTCATCGACTACTTCGGCGATGACTGGCTCTTGATGGTGGACGAATCCCACGTAAGCATCCCCCAGGTGGGCGGCATGGCCGAAGGGGACAAGAGCCGCAAAACCACTCTGGTGAATTACGGATTCCGCCTGCCCTGCGCCCTGGACAACCGTCCCATGAACTTCAAGGAATTCGAGTACATGTACCCCAAGCAGGTGCTGTTCGTCAGCGCCACTCCCGGCGAATACGAACTGGAAAAGACAGGCGGCGTGGTAGCCGAACAGATCAACCGCCCCACCGGCCTTCTGGACCCGAAGATCGAGATGTTCCCCATCCAGGGACAGATGGACGTGTTGCTTTACCGCATCGAGGAAACCATCAAGAATGGCGACCGCGTGCTGGTCACCACCCTTACCAAGAAAATGGCCCAGGACCTGACCGACTATTTTGTGGAAGCGGGTATCAAGGCCAAGTATTTACACAGTGACATCAAGACCCTGGAACGTCACGACCTCATTAAGGGACTGCGTACTGGCGAATTCGACGTGCTGGTAGGTATTAACCTGTTGCGCGAAGGCCTAGACCTGCCGGAAGTCAGCATGGTGGCCATTCTGGACGCCGACAAGGAAGGCTTCCTCCGCAATTACCGCAGCCTGATCCAGACTATGGGCCGCGCGTCCCGAAATGTCAACGGCACTGTCTTGCTGTTCGCAGACAACATGACGGACAGTCTCCAGAAGGCCATCGACGAAACCGTTCGTCGCCGCAGCCTTCAGGAAGAATTCAACAAGGAACACGGCATTACACCCAAATCCGTATCCCGCAAGCTGGAAGGGGACCTGGTCATCAACGATCCCCTCATGGATCTGTGGCGCGGGGACAAGACTCCCAAGGCCGCCGAGGATCCGGATTACGATGCGGATTACGGCCTGGGTAACGAGGATGATAACGACGAGAAGCCGCTATTTGAAGGCGCCCCCCTGGGTAAGCCCAAGAAGACCTCCGGCCGCAAGAGTACAGCCAAATCCGCCAAGCTTTCCATCGAGGAATTGGAACAGCAGATGAAGGCTGCCGCCGCCAAGCTGGACTTTGAGGAAGCCGCCCGCCTCCGCGACCTGATTCGTGACATGGGGAAATAA
- a CDS encoding acyltransferase family protein has product MAGAAQNRIQWIDEFKGFVLLLVCLFHVEQSFKCVSLGMESLSAMRMSAFFFISGVLFSTRRFSDFKSYATHKTKVLLLPYLWLSLLFLALDPVMWNFDWFPRAPKMTVMNIRPEILTLQDYIGWNFAKIFVAGKSSIGSGPLWFVFTLYSISLMFYGIQSATKHVILSERSESKNLVHRISIILIATASLTAGWILFKNHIRLPLGIERDCTCLAFFAFGWLCKEPIQKLSNVSGKAGTIGIFAGTVAAFVLYFLIDEAHPWFSIMNNTLGKNIFRFVGSSLFGIAGLIGLFQLLSKLPHVAPIATAQGILRNISRNALIILAVHWWVLLVLRIIFKTELDKPGIAYLSIPVVAVIVLGAIPLFRNKLYKLLGKEKISCKESLSIK; this is encoded by the coding sequence ATGGCAGGCGCTGCACAAAATCGCATTCAGTGGATTGACGAATTCAAGGGATTCGTCCTTCTGCTCGTCTGCCTTTTTCATGTGGAGCAATCCTTCAAATGCGTAAGCCTAGGAATGGAATCCCTCAGTGCCATGCGCATGTCCGCCTTCTTCTTTATTTCCGGCGTACTGTTCAGCACCCGACGTTTCAGCGATTTCAAAAGCTACGCAACCCACAAGACGAAAGTTCTGCTCCTCCCCTACCTTTGGCTTTCCCTGCTGTTCCTAGCCCTGGATCCAGTGATGTGGAATTTTGACTGGTTTCCCCGAGCCCCCAAAATGACGGTAATGAACATCCGTCCCGAGATTCTGACCCTGCAGGATTATATCGGCTGGAATTTTGCCAAGATTTTCGTGGCGGGCAAATCTAGCATCGGGTCTGGTCCTCTTTGGTTTGTGTTTACGCTGTATTCCATCAGCCTGATGTTTTATGGAATTCAAAGTGCTACCAAACACGTCATTCTGAGCGAGCGCAGCGAGTCGAAGAATCTAGTGCATCGCATTTCCATCATCCTCATAGCCACAGCAAGCCTTACCGCCGGCTGGATCCTTTTCAAGAACCACATTCGTTTACCTCTCGGCATCGAGCGAGACTGCACTTGTCTTGCCTTCTTCGCATTCGGCTGGCTCTGCAAGGAACCCATCCAGAAATTAAGTAACGTTTCCGGCAAGGCGGGAACGATCGGGATTTTCGCAGGCACGGTGGCGGCATTCGTACTTTATTTCCTCATTGACGAAGCCCATCCCTGGTTCAGCATCATGAACAATACCCTAGGGAAAAACATCTTCCGATTTGTGGGAAGTTCCCTCTTTGGCATTGCAGGCCTGATCGGTTTATTCCAGCTACTTTCAAAACTTCCCCATGTGGCACCCATCGCTACCGCCCAAGGCATCCTGCGGAACATCTCCCGCAATGCACTGATTATCCTTGCGGTTCACTGGTGGGTTCTTCTGGTGTTGCGAATCATTTTCAAGACAGAGCTGGACAAGCCCGGCATCGCCTACTTGTCCATTCCCGTCGTAGCAGTAATTGTCCTAGGCGCCATCCCACTATTCAGAAACAAGCTGTATAAGCTCCTGGGGAAAGAAAAAATCTCATGCAAGGAAAGCCTGAGTATTAAATAA
- a CDS encoding MBL fold metallo-hydrolase, whose protein sequence is MLFKHFAFNSFGVNCFVLSNDKGDAILIDPSVSNQRERDALATYIKDNHLTVRHLLNTHLHLDHVLGNAFVEHTYGVKAEAHQEDEFLLDLQEEQSSMYGLPFEEAAPPLGDYIAEGDTVGVEGIELQVIHVAGHSPGGVAFYLPASDETIAGVKNPGLLFSGDILFAGSMGRSDLFGGDEEALISGIKKKLLTLPAETIVLPGHGPTTTIEDERDSFASL, encoded by the coding sequence ATGCTTTTCAAACACTTTGCCTTTAACTCCTTCGGCGTAAACTGTTTCGTCCTGAGTAATGACAAGGGCGACGCAATTCTCATTGATCCCAGCGTAAGCAACCAGCGGGAACGCGACGCTTTAGCCACCTACATCAAGGACAACCACCTAACGGTACGTCACTTGCTGAACACGCACCTGCACCTGGATCATGTGCTGGGAAACGCCTTTGTGGAACACACCTACGGGGTGAAAGCAGAAGCACACCAGGAAGACGAATTTCTGTTGGACCTGCAGGAAGAACAGAGTTCCATGTACGGATTGCCTTTTGAGGAAGCGGCGCCCCCGCTGGGCGATTACATCGCGGAAGGGGACACCGTTGGCGTCGAGGGCATCGAATTGCAAGTCATTCATGTGGCAGGACATTCCCCTGGGGGCGTTGCATTCTACCTGCCCGCATCCGACGAGACCATCGCTGGGGTGAAGAATCCAGGCCTGCTATTCTCCGGCGACATTCTGTTCGCTGGTTCCATGGGACGTTCGGACTTGTTTGGCGGTGACGAAGAAGCACTCATTAGCGGAATCAAGAAAAAACTGCTGACGCTTCCTGCGGAAACCATCGTACTGCCTGGACATGGACCTACCACCACCATCGAAGACGAACGGGATTCTTTCGCTTCGCTCTAG